The sequence CGACCGCTACGACGTGCGGCGCCGCAACGCCGCCGAGCACCTGGCGTTCGCGCACGGGCCCCACTTCTGCTTCGGCGCGCACCTGGCCCGGATGGAGGCCCGCACCGCGCTCACCGCGCTGCTGGACCGCCTGCCCGGGCTGCGGCTCGATCCCTCCCGGCCCGCCCGGCCGCACGGGCTGGTGTTCCGCAAGCCCGCGCGGCTGGACGTCCTCTGGGACGTCTGAGGGCCGGTTCTGGACCGTTCCGCGCACGCCCCGGTTCGCGCGGCTGTGGGAGCATGCCCTAATGATCGTGGAACGCCGGGTCGAGCTGCGCTTTCGCCAGGAGAGCCTTGAGGCCGAGACGCACGTCAACCTGTCCGCCGTGCGCCAGGACGGCCGCTGCCTGTGGGTGGCGGGCGACGAGACCGCCACCATCGAGCGGCTCACCGCCGTCACCGGCGGGGACGGGCTCGTCACCGGCTACGGCGGGCAGGTCACGGTCGCCCTCGCCGACCTCGTCCCGCTCCCTGCCGGGCCCGACGAGGAGGCCGACATCGAGGGCCTCGCCCGCGCCGACGGGTGGCTGTGGGCGATCGGCTCGCACAGCCTCAAGCGCAAGAAGATCAAGCCGGGGAACGGCGACGCCAAGGCGCGCAAGCGCCTCGCCACCGTCGTGCGGGAGGACAACCGCTTCATCCTGGCCCGCATCCCCCTGGTGACCGGCGACGACGGGCTGCCCCGCGCCGTCGCCGAGGACGGCGACCGCACCGCGGCCGTCCTCGGCCTGGACAAGGACTCCATCGCCGACCTGCTGGCCGACGACCCGCACCTCGCGCCGTTCCTGCCCATCCCGAGCAAGGACAACGGCCTGGACATCGAGGGCGTCGCCGTGCACGGCGACCGCCTCTACATCGGGCTGCGCGGGCCCGTGCTGCGCGGCTGGGCGGTACTGGTGGAGATCCGCCCCGTCCCGCACCCGAGGGACCCGCGGCGCCTGCGGGCGCTGCCCGTCGGCGACGACGGCGAGCCCTACCGCACCCACTTCCTGGACCTCGGCGGCCTCGGGATCCGCGACCTGTGCCCGCACGGCGACGATCTGCTGCTGCTCACAGGGCCGAGCATGGACCTGGACGGCCCGGTGCGCCTCGTGCGCTGGGCGGGCGCCGCCCGCGCCGACGCCGGTGAGATCGTCACGGCCGACGAGCTGGTGGTGCTGGGCGAGCTGCCCCATGGCGACGGCGACGACCACGCCGAGGGCATCGCCGTGCTGGACGAGCCCGGCACCCGTCTTCTCGTCGTCTACGACAGCCCCGCCCCCGGCCGGCTCACGGCGGACGGCGGCGTCCTCGCCGACGTCGTCCATCTCGGCTAGCGGCCCCCGAATAAGTGCTCGCTTTCAATCTCTGCTTGGATGGGCCCGGTACGCGGCGGGTGTCGAGAGGGCGGGACAGAGCATGATCGAGTGGTCCGAGGAAGACCTGATGATCCGGGACGCGGTGCGCGGCTGGATCGACGCGGAGGTCCGCCCGAACCTGGACGCGCTGGAGTCGGGCGAGCTGCCGCCCTACGACCTGCTCCGCAGCCTCTACAAGACGTTCGGGATGGACGAGATGGCCCGCTCGTCCTTCCACGCCCGGCTGGCCAGGGAACGCGGGGGCCCGGGTGACGCCGCCGGTGCCGAGGAGTCCGGCGACGACCGGCCCGGCGGCGGCAACGCGGCGATGTCGATGCTGCCGGTCATCGAGCTGTGCAGGGTCGCGCCCGGCCTGGTCTCGGCGATGGGCGTCGGGCTCGGCCTCGCCGCCGGGACGATCATGAAGCGCGGCACGCCCGAGCAGAAGGAGCGCTGGGCGCTCCCGCTGCTCACCATGGAGAAGGTCGGCGCCTGGGCGATCACCGAGCCGAACTCCGGGTCCGACGCGTTCGGCGGGATGCAGGCCACCGCGCGCAAGGACGGCGACGAGTACGTCATCAACGGCGGCAAGACCTTCATCACCAACGGCCCCTACGCCGACACGATCGTCTTCTACTGCAAACTCGACAACGGGGCCGCCCCGCGGGACCGGGAGATCCTCACCTTCGTCCTCGACCGGGGCATGCCCGGCCTGGAGCAGAGCAAGCCCCTGCGCAAGATGGGGCTGCACTCCTCCCCCACCGGCGAGCTGTTCCTCGACGACGTGCGCGCGGGCGCCGACCGGCTCCTGGCCTCCGGCTCGCAGGGCGGCAAGGAGTCGGCCCGCCAGAACTTCGTCACCGAGCGCGCCGGCGTCGCCGCGATGGCGCTCGGCGTCATCGAGGAGTGCCTGAAGCTGTCGGTCGAGTACGCCAAGACCCGGGAGCTGTGGGGGCAGCGCATCGGCGACTTCCAGCTCATCCAGCTCAAGCTGGCGAAGATGGAGGTCGCGCGCCTCAACGTGCAGAACCTGGTGTTCCGGCACATCGAGATGCAGCGCGCCGGGCGCACCCCGACCCTGGCCGAGGCGTCGGCGATGAAGCTGTACGCCGCGCAGGCCGCCAGCGAGGTCGCGCAGGAGGCCGTGCAGCTGTTCGGCGGCAACGGCTACATGAGCGAGTACCGCGTGGAGCAGCTCGCCCGCGACGCCAAGTCCTTCCAGATCTACGCCGGCACCGACGAGATCCAGGTCACCCACATCGCCCGCGACCTGCTGTCGCGCTGAGCGCCCCGCGGCGTCCGTTCGGCGCCGTTCCTCCGCGAACTTCCGGGGATGGGACGGCGTCGAAAGGTGGAGGGCGGGTGAGGGCGATCGCCCGCCCTCGGCCCGACGGGCCTTTCTGGACAGCCGACGACGGGGACTGGATACTCACAGCTATGGACGGTCAGCCCTCATTCCCGGTGAGAGCGTCCGACACGGAACGGGACCGGGTGCTGCGCGTCCTCAGCGACCGCGTGGCCGAGGGCCGGATGTCGAACGAGACGTTCGAGCGCCGTGTCGACCAGGTGCTGCAGGCGCGCAGCAAGGCCGAGCTGGCCGACATCGTGCACGACCTGCCGACCGGCAACCGCGTCGTGAACCGGCTGACCGGCCTCATCTCCTCGGTCTCGCAGGCGACCGCGCGGATCGAGGCGGCGTGGCGGGCGCCGCGGCTGCCCCGGTTCATGCTCCCGCCGCGCGAGCTCGGCCGCATCGTCGTCGGCCGCGCCCCCGCCTGCCAGTTCATCCTCACCGACCTCACCGTCTCCCGGTTCCACGCCGAGATCTACCGCGCGGACGAGGGCTGGATGATCTCCGATCTCGGGTCGATGAACGGCACTCGCGTGAACGGGTACCGGCTGACCGGCCCGGCCCGCGTCCGGCCCGGCGACGAGGTCGGCTTCGGCAACTCCGCCTTCATCGTCACCGCGCCCTAACCCGTCCCGTCCCGGGTCTTGACGCCATCGGCGGGAGTCTTTACTTTCACCTCCAAGTTAGGAAACCTTCTTAACTCGGAGGAGCCGCCGTGTCCATGCCCGTCCCCGGAACGCCCAGCCTGCTGCGGGCGATCAACGACCGCGCCGCGCTGGAGGCGCTGCTGGCCCGGGGGCCGCTGACCCGGCCGCAGATCTCCGACCTCACCGGCCTCTCCAAGCCGACCGCCTCCCAGCTGCTCGCGCGGCTGGAGCAGGCCGGGCTCGTCGTCCGCGACGGCGTCCGCGAGGGCCTGCCCGGACGCACCGCCGAGCTGTACCGGATCAACGGCGCCGCCGCCCACGTCGCGGGCGCCGACGTCACCCCCGCGCGGATCCGCGCCAGCGTCGCCGACCTCGCCGGGACGGTCGTCGGCGAGCACACCCTGCCCACGCCCGGCCGCACCGGCGTGGACGTCGTGGCCCGGATGGCCGCCGCGCTCGACGGCGCCGCCGCGGCGGCCGGCCTCACCCGGGACCGCCTCGACCGGGCCGTCGTCGGCATCCAGGGCGCCGTCGACCCCGCCACCGGCCGCCTCGGCTACGCCTCGCACATCCCCGGCTGGCACATCCCCGACCTGGTGGACACCCTGAGCGGCGGGCTCGGCGTGCGCGTCGCGATCGAGAACGACGTCAACCTCGCCGCGCTCGCCGAGCGGGCCCGCGGGCGGGCCGAGGGCGCGGCGGACTTCGTCCTGCTGTGGGTCGCCGACGGCGTCGGCATGGCCGTCGTGCTGAACGGGGCGCTGCACCGGGGCGCGACCGGCGGCGCCGGGGAGATCGGCTACATGCCCGCGGTGGGCGCCCCGCTCATGCGGGACGTGCGCCGCACCCACACCGGCGGCGTGCACAGCCTCACCGGCGGCGCGGCCGTACTGAGGCTGATGCGCGAGCACGGCTTCCGCGGACGGGACGCCGCCACCGCGCTCAGCCGCGCCGCGGCCGACGTGGAGACCGCGGGCAGGCGCACGGCCACGGACGCGGGCGCTCGCGCGGAACGCGCCCTCACCGAGCTCGCCACCAGGCTCGGCGCCACGCTCGCCACGGTCGTGGCCGTCATCGACCCCGCGCTCGTCGTCCTCACCGGCGACGTCCTGCGCGCCGGCGGCGAACCGCTCCGCGCGCGCGTCGAACAGCACCTGCACAGCCTGACGATCCCGCGCCCCGAGGTGCGGCTGAGCACCGTCCAGGGCAACCCCGTCCTGGCCGGGGCCCTACAGCAGGCGCTCCAGGAGACCCGCGACGAGGTCTTCACCACCACCGTCCCCTGACCCTCCCCGCATGCCGTCCTCCACCACGCCGTTCCCCACCCCCGAAGGAGAACCGGAGTGCCCACCACCACAACGCGCCGGCTTGCGGCGGTCATGGCCGCCGCCGGGCTCGCTCTCGCGGCCGCGTGCACGGCCGGCGGCGACCAGTCCGGCAAGGGCCCGGCGTCCGGCGAGAAGCAGACCATCGAGGTCTGGCACGGCTGGAGCGCCCCGCACGAGGTGAAGGCCTTCCAGGACGCCGTCGCCGGCTTCAACAAGGCCCACCCCACCATCACCGTCAAGCTCGTCAACGGCCAGACCGACGACCGCATCACCAACGCCATCCGCGGCGGGAACCCGCCGGACGTGGTGTCGTCCTTCACCACCGACAGCGTCGGGCAGTGGTGCCAGAGCGGCGCGTGGCAGAACCTCTCGCCCTACATCGCCAAGTCCGGGCTGGACCTGAACCAGTTCCCGCGGGCGGTGCGGAGCTACACCGAGTACAAGGGCACCCGCTGCGCGATGCCGCTGCTGGCCGACGCCTACGGCCTCTACTACAACAAGAAGCTGATGAAGGGCGAGCAGCCGCCGAAGACGATGGGCGAGCTGACCGCGCTCGCCAAGAAGCTCACCGTCCGGTCCCCCGACGGGACCATCAAGGTCGCCGGCTTCATGCCGTCCGTCCAGTACTACGAGCACCAGGTCCAGCACCTGGCCCCGCAGTTCGGCGTCACGTGGCTGACCGGCGACGGCAAGGCCAACTTCGCCGGCGACCCCGCCTTCCAGGCCTACCTGAAGTGGAACAAGAGCCTCATCGACTGGTACGGCTACGACAACGTCAAGAAGTTCCTGCGCTCGATGGGCCAGGAGTTCGAGTCGTCCAACCCCTTCGAGAAGGGGAGGACGGCGATGGCCGTGGACGGCGAGTGGCGCACCAAGTTCATCCAGGAGGAGGCGCCCGGGCTCGACTACGGCACGGCGCCCGTCCCCGTCTCCGACGATCGCGCGAGCGCCTACGGCGGCGGGTTCATCACCGGTACCGTCGTCGGGATCCCGCGCGGCGCCGAGCATGCCCCGGCGGCCTGGGAGTTCGTCCGGTACCTCACCACGGACACCGGGGCGCTGGTCACCTTCGCCAACGCGCTCGCCAACGTTCCCTCCACGATCCCGGCGCTGTCGTCGCCGAAGCTGACGCTGCCGCCGCAGTTCCGGACGTTCCTGGACGTCTTCAAGAACCCCAACAGCTCCACCACGCCGCCGACGCCGAACGGCAACGACTACGTCGTCCGGTTCGAGAAGTTCACCCAGGAGGAGTGGGAGCCCGGCAGGGTGAGCGACCTCGGCCGGGCGCTGAGGAAGCTCGACGGCGAGGTCGACGACTCCCTCAAGCTCGCCGGAGGCTGACCGTGGCATCCGGCTCACTGCGCCTCCCGCTCCCCGGGGCGCGGGGCAAGACGTCGGCGGCGCGGGCACGCCGCCGACGGCGGCTCCGGGTCCTGGCGTTCCTGTCCCCCTGGCTCGCCGGGTTCGGCCTGTTCTTCGTCTACCCCCTCGCCGCCACCGTCTACTTCTCCTTCACCCGCTACAACCTGTTCACGCTGGAGTACGTCGGCCTCGACAACTACACCTACCTGCTGCACGACCGCGACGCCTGGACGGCGATGCGCAACACGCTGTGGCTGGTCGCCGTGCTCGTCCCGCTGCGGGTGCTGTTCGGCCTCGGCGTCGCCCAGCTGCTCACCAGGATCAAGCGGGGCGCGGGCGTGCTGCGCTCGATCCTCTACCTGCCGTACCTGGTCCCGCCCGTCTCGGCCACGGTCGCGTTCGTGTTCCTGCTGAACCCCGGCACCGGCCCCTTCCCGGCCCTCTCCGCGCGGCTCGGGATCCCGCTGCCCGACTTCTTCAACGACGCCGCCTGGGCCAAGCCCGGCCTGACGCTGCTCGGTCTGTGGGCGGTCGGCGACGTCATGATCATCATGCTGGCGGCGCTGCTGAACGTGCCCGCGTCGCTGTACGAGGCGGCCGCGATCGACGGCGCCGGCGCCTGGGCCCGGTTCCGGCACATCACGCTGCCGACCGTGTCCCCCGTCCTGGCGTTCTCCGCCGTCACCGGCGTCATCGAGACGCTGCAGTACTTCACGCAGCCGATGGTGGCGGGCAAGGTCGCCTCCGGGCGCGCCGACCTGCCCGGCGTCCAGTACTCCCCCGGCTACCCCGACGGCTCGACGCTGACGTTCCCGCAATGGCTCTACGACCAGGGGTTCCGCCAGTTCAACATGGGCTACGCGTGCGTGCTGGCGCTCGTCATGTTCGCCACCGCGATGGCGTTCACCGTGTTCCTGCTCCGCCGGTTCCGCGCGTTCGCCGGAGAGGAGGCGCAATGATCCCGGGAGGGCGCGCCCGCCGGGCGCTGCTGTGGCTCGCCGTGCACGCCACCGCCGTCGCGATCGGCGTGATGTTCCTGGCGCCCCTGGCGTTCATGCTGCTGACCGCCGTGATGACCGACCGGCAGGCACTGAGCGGCGACCTGTGGCCGCGCGGCCCGCACCTCGCCAACTTCGCCGAGGTGTTCAGCGGCGACATGATCCGCTGGACCGTCAACAGCACCGTGTACGCGGGCCTGTCCACGCTGTTCATGCTGGTCTCCAGCGTCCCGGTGGCGTACGCGCTGGCCCGGTTCCGGTTCCGCGGCCGCAACCTGGCGCTCGTCGTGGTGATCTCGGCGATGATGCTGCCGCCGCAGGTCACCATGGTGCCGCTGTACATCGTGTGGGCCCGGTTCGGGCTGACCGGCACGCTGTGGCCCCTGATCATCCCGCAGCTGTTCGGGGACGCGTTCTCGATCTTCCTGCTGCGCCAGTTCCTGGTGACGATCCCCCGCGAGTACGCCGACGCCGCCCGCGTGGACGGCTGCGGCGAGCTGCGCACGATGCTGCGGGTCGTCCTGCCGATGGCGAAGCCCGCCCTGGCCGCGGTGGCGCTGTTCCAGTTCTTCTACTGCTGGAACGACTACTTCAGGCCGCTGGTGTACGCCGACCCCGACCACTGGACGCTCGCCATCGGCGTCGCCACGTTCCGCGCCGCCCACCACGTCGAGTGGAACCTCACCATGGCCGCGACGCTGCTGACGATCCTGCCGGTGCTGGTGGTGTTCTTCCTCGCCCAGCGCGTGTTCATCCAGGGCGTGACCTTGACGGGAGTGAAGGGTTGAAGCTGACGGTCATCGGGGGCGGGTCCACCTACACCCCCGAACTGGTCGACGGGCTCGCGCGGGCGCACGCGGCCCTGCCGGTGTCGGAGCTGGTGCTCGCCGACCCCGACGCCCGGCGGCTGGAGCTCGTCGGCGGGCTCTCCGCGCGGATGCTCGCCCGCGCCGGCCATCCCGCCCGCGTCGTCACCACCGGCGACCTGGACGCGGCGGTCACGGACGCGACGATCGTCCTGCTCCAGCTGCGCGTCGGCGGGCAGGCGGCCCGGCACGTCGACGAGACGCTGCCGCTCGCCTGCGGCTGCGTCGGGCAGGAGACGACCGGCGCCGGCGGCCTCGCCAAGGCGCTGCGCACCGTCCCGGTCGTGCTGGACATCGCCGGGCGCGTCGCCGCCCGCGCCCCGCACGCCTGGATCATCGACTTCACCAACCCTGTCGGCATCGTCACCCGCGCCCTGCTGGACGCCGGGCACCGCGCGGTCGGCCTGTGCAACGTCGCGATCGGCTTCCAGCGGCGCGCGGCAGCGCTGCTGGACGTCCCGCCCGCCCGGGTCGGCCTCGGCCACGCCGGGCTCAACCACCTCACCTGGGTGCGGTCGGTCCGGCTGGACGGGCACGACGTCCTGCCGGACCTGCTCGACCGGCACCCCGGCGACCTCGCCGCGATCTCCGGCCTTCCCGCTCCGTTCCTCCAGGCGCTCGGCGCCGTCCCGTCCTACTACCTGCGCTACTTCTACGAGCACGACCGCGTCGTCGGGGAGCAGCGCGGCGCGCCGTCGCGGGCCGAGGAGGTCGCCGCGCTCGAACGCGACCTGCTGGAGGCCTACGCCGACCCCGCCCTGGACACCAGGCCCGCCCGGCTCGGCGAGCGCGGCGGCGCGTTCTACTCCGAGGCGGCCGTGCAGCTGGCCGCGTCCCTGATCGGCG is a genomic window of Actinomadura citrea containing:
- a CDS encoding carbohydrate ABC transporter permease, with amino-acid sequence MIPGGRARRALLWLAVHATAVAIGVMFLAPLAFMLLTAVMTDRQALSGDLWPRGPHLANFAEVFSGDMIRWTVNSTVYAGLSTLFMLVSSVPVAYALARFRFRGRNLALVVVISAMMLPPQVTMVPLYIVWARFGLTGTLWPLIIPQLFGDAFSIFLLRQFLVTIPREYADAARVDGCGELRTMLRVVLPMAKPALAAVALFQFFYCWNDYFRPLVYADPDHWTLAIGVATFRAAHHVEWNLTMAATLLTILPVLVVFFLAQRVFIQGVTLTGVKG
- a CDS encoding carbohydrate ABC transporter permease → MASGSLRLPLPGARGKTSAARARRRRRLRVLAFLSPWLAGFGLFFVYPLAATVYFSFTRYNLFTLEYVGLDNYTYLLHDRDAWTAMRNTLWLVAVLVPLRVLFGLGVAQLLTRIKRGAGVLRSILYLPYLVPPVSATVAFVFLLNPGTGPFPALSARLGIPLPDFFNDAAWAKPGLTLLGLWAVGDVMIIMLAALLNVPASLYEAAAIDGAGAWARFRHITLPTVSPVLAFSAVTGVIETLQYFTQPMVAGKVASGRADLPGVQYSPGYPDGSTLTFPQWLYDQGFRQFNMGYACVLALVMFATAMAFTVFLLRRFRAFAGEEAQ
- a CDS encoding 6-phospho-beta-glucosidase is translated as MKLTVIGGGSTYTPELVDGLARAHAALPVSELVLADPDARRLELVGGLSARMLARAGHPARVVTTGDLDAAVTDATIVLLQLRVGGQAARHVDETLPLACGCVGQETTGAGGLAKALRTVPVVLDIAGRVAARAPHAWIIDFTNPVGIVTRALLDAGHRAVGLCNVAIGFQRRAAALLDVPPARVGLGHAGLNHLTWVRSVRLDGHDVLPDLLDRHPGDLAAISGLPAPFLQALGAVPSYYLRYFYEHDRVVGEQRGAPSRAEEVAALERDLLEAYADPALDTRPARLGERGGAFYSEAAVQLAASLIGGRGDVQVVNVRNHRTLPFLDDRAVIEVPARITGSGPVPLPVPPLEPLLAGLVAHVSAYEELALEAALRGGVDRVAAALLAHPLVGQLDTAERLARDLVAANRAHLPWAA
- a CDS encoding DUF3616 domain-containing protein yields the protein MIVERRVELRFRQESLEAETHVNLSAVRQDGRCLWVAGDETATIERLTAVTGGDGLVTGYGGQVTVALADLVPLPAGPDEEADIEGLARADGWLWAIGSHSLKRKKIKPGNGDAKARKRLATVVREDNRFILARIPLVTGDDGLPRAVAEDGDRTAAVLGLDKDSIADLLADDPHLAPFLPIPSKDNGLDIEGVAVHGDRLYIGLRGPVLRGWAVLVEIRPVPHPRDPRRLRALPVGDDGEPYRTHFLDLGGLGIRDLCPHGDDLLLLTGPSMDLDGPVRLVRWAGAARADAGEIVTADELVVLGELPHGDGDDHAEGIAVLDEPGTRLLVVYDSPAPGRLTADGGVLADVVHLG
- a CDS encoding ROK family transcriptional regulator, which codes for MPVPGTPSLLRAINDRAALEALLARGPLTRPQISDLTGLSKPTASQLLARLEQAGLVVRDGVREGLPGRTAELYRINGAAAHVAGADVTPARIRASVADLAGTVVGEHTLPTPGRTGVDVVARMAAALDGAAAAAGLTRDRLDRAVVGIQGAVDPATGRLGYASHIPGWHIPDLVDTLSGGLGVRVAIENDVNLAALAERARGRAEGAADFVLLWVADGVGMAVVLNGALHRGATGGAGEIGYMPAVGAPLMRDVRRTHTGGVHSLTGGAAVLRLMREHGFRGRDAATALSRAAADVETAGRRTATDAGARAERALTELATRLGATLATVVAVIDPALVVLTGDVLRAGGEPLRARVEQHLHSLTIPRPEVRLSTVQGNPVLAGALQQALQETRDEVFTTTVP
- a CDS encoding ABC transporter substrate-binding protein, which encodes MPTTTTRRLAAVMAAAGLALAAACTAGGDQSGKGPASGEKQTIEVWHGWSAPHEVKAFQDAVAGFNKAHPTITVKLVNGQTDDRITNAIRGGNPPDVVSSFTTDSVGQWCQSGAWQNLSPYIAKSGLDLNQFPRAVRSYTEYKGTRCAMPLLADAYGLYYNKKLMKGEQPPKTMGELTALAKKLTVRSPDGTIKVAGFMPSVQYYEHQVQHLAPQFGVTWLTGDGKANFAGDPAFQAYLKWNKSLIDWYGYDNVKKFLRSMGQEFESSNPFEKGRTAMAVDGEWRTKFIQEEAPGLDYGTAPVPVSDDRASAYGGGFITGTVVGIPRGAEHAPAAWEFVRYLTTDTGALVTFANALANVPSTIPALSSPKLTLPPQFRTFLDVFKNPNSSTTPPTPNGNDYVVRFEKFTQEEWEPGRVSDLGRALRKLDGEVDDSLKLAGG
- a CDS encoding DUF1707 and FHA domain-containing protein, whose translation is MDGQPSFPVRASDTERDRVLRVLSDRVAEGRMSNETFERRVDQVLQARSKAELADIVHDLPTGNRVVNRLTGLISSVSQATARIEAAWRAPRLPRFMLPPRELGRIVVGRAPACQFILTDLTVSRFHAEIYRADEGWMISDLGSMNGTRVNGYRLTGPARVRPGDEVGFGNSAFIVTAP
- a CDS encoding acyl-CoA dehydrogenase family protein; this translates as MIEWSEEDLMIRDAVRGWIDAEVRPNLDALESGELPPYDLLRSLYKTFGMDEMARSSFHARLARERGGPGDAAGAEESGDDRPGGGNAAMSMLPVIELCRVAPGLVSAMGVGLGLAAGTIMKRGTPEQKERWALPLLTMEKVGAWAITEPNSGSDAFGGMQATARKDGDEYVINGGKTFITNGPYADTIVFYCKLDNGAAPRDREILTFVLDRGMPGLEQSKPLRKMGLHSSPTGELFLDDVRAGADRLLASGSQGGKESARQNFVTERAGVAAMALGVIEECLKLSVEYAKTRELWGQRIGDFQLIQLKLAKMEVARLNVQNLVFRHIEMQRAGRTPTLAEASAMKLYAAQAASEVAQEAVQLFGGNGYMSEYRVEQLARDAKSFQIYAGTDEIQVTHIARDLLSR